Proteins from a genomic interval of Chiloscyllium plagiosum isolate BGI_BamShark_2017 chromosome 36, ASM401019v2, whole genome shotgun sequence:
- the fam214a gene encoding protein FAM214A isoform X3: MVEVMLLPDCCYSDTDGPSTEGSDINDPAIKQDALLLERWSLQSVPKQTGDRFIEERSLLQAVRSYVFFSQLSAWLSASQGAVPRNILYRISATDEDMLLNFTQPPVEHVFPIPNISHNLALRVSVLSLPRQPTYPLLTCSIHSTISFYGKNIPSQEKDASQSTSGKEHCMPGVQQKYNKQTLTAVRNHGSLSTNTVNTRKCPSPEILEPGKSSTSDSDKIPEIRNSQTKAQCCNWANATEITKLQSYESQTMKTLKSFAATDSNGTSSTSSPILSGEINPLIGNLLQEREEVIARIAQQLSYCEQNTHTAGSPFSAVQEPSSTSAKLLQSSYEESLKSRGKETPCSSAACIESSFLENRCMEKSRTSSQDTPVTLCRKVKVGIDKTVCPKSQTRRKLFPVDSVTDNSGTSETKCPAERTVNKDNKSDLSQTLDTGKVNCKCPQSDNTVIDKKTTVESLCPVSFHEDIVNCTDNSKLHLHTPDTHHGISELDNASTFNREKSDCSYPSNLDSSTCTHNVINNAKNKSANTESSHSWCSASANRRGLGYSCCKIESNKLDTSSDGYFGTIQPAAKEAVSSKKKGEQDKTDVENQSCDSLQCTRNSAVPRRLTGDCKEKPGESQVHSKNFSKSPLKPSGNFWKKQNRRSLDGVSTKVFHPCTGLPLLSSPVPPRKKHSGYFDLDTSLQRLKGVPCKSRRQYLRPENDADQGKQLLSISAPPATSLSLLGNFEESILNFRLEPLGSVDGFTAEVGASGTFCPSHMTLPVEVSFYSVSDDNAPSPYMGVINLETLGKRGYRVPPSGTIQVTLFNPNKTVVKMFVVIYDLRDMPANHQTFLRQRTFSVPVKRETVGHANKENVIQTEERILRYLVHLRFQSSKSGKIYLHRDVRLLFSRKSMEVDSGAAYELKSYTEIPTNPHFSARC, translated from the exons ATGGTTGAAGTGATGTTGCTTCCCGACTGTTGCTATAGCGACACTGACGGTCCATCCACAGAGGGGAGTGATATAAACGACCCTGCTATCAAACAGGATGCTTTGCTGCTGGAAAGGTGGTCTTTACAGTCAGTGCCCAAACA AACTGGAGATCGTTTTATTGAAGAAAGGAGTCTTCTGCAAGCTGTCCGTTCATATGTCTTTTTTTCTCAGCTGAGTGCTTGGCTGAGTGCATCACAAGGTGCTGTTCCACGCAATATTCTTTACCG AATAAGTGCAACAGATGAAGATATGTTGCTAAATTTTACCCAGCCTCCAGTTGAACATGTCTTTCCAATTCCTAATATTTCCCATAACCTGGCTTTGCGAGTGAGTGTCCTATCCTTGCCCAGGCAGCCTACCTACCCACTGTTGACGTGCAGTATCCATAGTACTATCAGTTTCTATGGGAAAAATATTCCCAGTCAAGAAAAAGATGCTTCTCAATCTACCAGTGGAAAAGAGCACTGTATGCCAGGGGTACAACAGAAGTATAATAAGCAAACATTGACAGCTGTCAGAAACCATGGATCGCTATCAACAAATACAGTAAACACAAGAAAATGTCCTTCTCCTGAGATCTTGGAACCAGGCAAATCATCAACAAGTGATTCTGACAAAATACCTGAAATCAGAAATTCACAGACTAAGGCTCAGTGTTGCAATTGGGCAAATGCTACTGAAATAACTAAACTACAGTCATATGAGAGCCAAACAATGAAGACGTTAAAGTCATTTGCAGCTACAGATTCCAATGGAACCAGCAGTACATCTTCTCCTATTCTGTCAGGTGAGATTAACCCTTTGATAGGAAATTTGCTTCAAGAAAGGGAAGAAGTGATTGCGCGAATTGCCCAACAGTTGAGTTATTGTGAACAAAATACACATACTGCTGGAAGTCCTTTTAGTGCAGTGCAAGAGCCAAGTTCAACGAGTGCAAAACTACTTCAGAGCTCATATGAAGAAAGCCTGAAAAGCCGAGGGAAAGAGACTCCTTGCAGTTCGGCTGCCTGCATTGAAAGCAGTTTCCTCGAAAACAGATGCATGGAGAAGAGCAGGACCTCTTCCCAAGATACCCCAGTCACATTATGTAGAAAGGTAAAAGTTGGCATTGATAAAACAGTTTGCCCAAAATCACAGACACGACGAAAACTATTTCCAGTGGACTCTGTTACTGATAACAGTGGcacatcagaaacaaaatgtcCTGCTGAAAGAACTGTAAATAAAGATAATAAATCAGACCTGTCACAAACCCTTGACACAGGTAAAGTGAACTGCAAGTGCCCACAATCTGACAACACTGTAATCGACAAGAAAACTACAGTAGAGTCATTATGTCCTGTTTCCTTCCATGAGGACATTGTGAACTGTACAGATAATTCTAAATTACATCTACATACCCCTGATACACACCATGGTATCTCAGAACTTGACAATGCAAGTACATTTAATAGAGAAAAATCAGACTGTTCCTATCCTAGTAACTTGGACTCGAGCACTTGTACTCACAACGTCATAAACAATGCAAAAAATAAATCAGCTAACACAGAAAGCTCACATTCCTGGTGTTCAGCCTCTGCAAACCGCAGAGGTTTGGGGTATTCCTGCTGCAAAATTGAAAGCAATAAATTGGATACGTCCAGTGATGGTTACTTTGGCACAATACAACCTGCAGCCAAAGAAGCTGTTAGTTCAAAAAAGAAAGGAGAGCAGGATAAAACCGATGTGGAAAATCAGAGCTGTGACTCATTACAGTGCACCCGCAATTCAGCCGTGCCAAGAAGACTTACTGGAGACTGTAAAGAAAAGCCTGGAGAATCTCAGGTGCATAGT AAGAACTTTTCAAAATCTCCTTTGAAACCTTCTGGCAACTTTTGGAAGAAGCAAAATCGACGTTCATTAGATGGGGTTTCAACTAAAGTTTTTCACCCATGTACTGGATTGCCCTTACTTTCAAGTCCT GTTCCACCAAGAAAAAAACATTCGGGATACTTTGACCTGGACACTTCATTGCAAAGACTAAAAGGGGTACCTTGCAAAAG CCGGAGGCAGTATTTAAGACCAGAGAATGATGCTGACCAAGGGAAGCAGCTCCTGAGCATCAGTGCTCCACCAGCAACTAGTCTTAGCCTGCTTGGGAATTTTGAG GAGTCCATCCTGAATTTCCGCTTGGAACCTTTAGGATCTGTTGATGGTTTCACGGCTGAGGTGGGAGCAAGTGGAACATTCTGTCCCAGTCACATGACTCTTCCAGTTGAAGTGTCATTCTACAGTGTCTCCGACGATAATGCACCATCACCCTACATG GGTGTAATTAATTTGGAAACCTTGGGAAAACGAGGCTATCGAGTACCTCCATCAGGAACAATACAAGTG ACCTTATTTAACCCAAACAAGACAGTGGTAAAGATGTTTGTAGTGATTTATGATCTGAGAGATATGCCAGCCAATCACCAGACATTCCTACGACAGAGGACATTTTCAGTTCCAGTGAAACGTGAAACTGTCGGACATGCcaataaagaaaatgtaattcAGACTGAGGAAAGAATACTTCGCTACCTCGTCCACTTGAG GTTCCAGAGTTCAAAATCTGGAAAGATCTACCTCCATAGAGATGTCAGACTCCTATTTTCTCGAAAGTCGATGGAAGTTGACAGTGGTGCTGCATATGAATTGAAATCTTATACAGAGATTCCAACAAATCCTCATTTTTCAGCACGATGTTAG
- the fam214a gene encoding protein FAM214A isoform X2, translating to MKSDRDTIDEYFEYDAEEFLLSLTLLITEGRTPECSVKGRTEGFHCPPAQLGQSLSTKHECIEKVPQCCQARRTRSRVLLLWRNNISIMVEVMLLPDCCYSDTDGPSTEGSDINDPAIKQDALLLERWSLQSVPKQTGDRFIEERSLLQAVRSYVFFSQLSAWLSASQGAVPRNILYRISATDEDMLLNFTQPPVEHVFPIPNISHNLALRVSVLSLPRQPTYPLLTCSIHSTISFYGKNIPSQEKDASQSTSGKEHCMPGVQQKYNKQTLTAVRNHGSLSTNTVNTRKCPSPEILEPGKSSTSDSDKIPEIRNSQTKAQCCNWANATEITKLQSYESQTMKTLKSFAATDSNGTSSTSSPILSGEINPLIGNLLQEREEVIARIAQQLSYCEQNTHTAGSPFSAVQEPSSTSAKLLQSSYEESLKSRGKETPCSSAACIESSFLENRCMEKSRTSSQDTPVTLCRKVKVGIDKTVCPKSQTRRKLFPVDSVTDNSGTSETKCPAERTVNKDNKSDLSQTLDTGKVNCKCPQSDNTVIDKKTTVESLCPVSFHEDIVNCTDNSKLHLHTPDTHHGISELDNASTFNREKSDCSYPSNLDSSTCTHNVINNAKNKSANTESSHSWCSASANRRGLGYSCCKIESNKLDTSSDGYFGTIQPAAKEAVSSKKKGEQDKTDVENQSCDSLQCTRNSAVPRRLTGDCKEKPGESQKNFSKSPLKPSGNFWKKQNRRSLDGVSTKVFHPCTGLPLLSSPVPPRKKHSGYFDLDTSLQRLKGVPCKSRRQYLRPENDADQGKQLLSISAPPATSLSLLGNFEESILNFRLEPLGSVDGFTAEVGASGTFCPSHMTLPVEVSFYSVSDDNAPSPYMGVINLETLGKRGYRVPPSGTIQVTLFNPNKTVVKMFVVIYDLRDMPANHQTFLRQRTFSVPVKRETVGHANKENVIQTEERILRYLVHLRFQSSKSGKIYLHRDVRLLFSRKSMEVDSGAAYELKSYTEIPTNPHFSARC from the exons ATACAATAGATGAGTATTTTGAATACGATGCTGAGGAGTTTTTGCTTTCCTTGACCTTGCTGATCACTGAGGGGCGCACTCCAGAATGCTCGGTGAAAGGTCGTACAGAAGGATTTCATTGCCCTCCAGCACAACTTGGACAGTCATTAAGTACAAAACACGAATGCATTGAAAAAGTGCCGCAA TGTTGTCAGGCTAGAAGAACCAGGTCTCGGGTTTTGCTTCTGTGGAGGAATAATATTTCCATCATGGTTGAAGTGATGTTGCTTCCCGACTGTTGCTATAGCGACACTGACGGTCCATCCACAGAGGGGAGTGATATAAACGACCCTGCTATCAAACAGGATGCTTTGCTGCTGGAAAGGTGGTCTTTACAGTCAGTGCCCAAACA AACTGGAGATCGTTTTATTGAAGAAAGGAGTCTTCTGCAAGCTGTCCGTTCATATGTCTTTTTTTCTCAGCTGAGTGCTTGGCTGAGTGCATCACAAGGTGCTGTTCCACGCAATATTCTTTACCG AATAAGTGCAACAGATGAAGATATGTTGCTAAATTTTACCCAGCCTCCAGTTGAACATGTCTTTCCAATTCCTAATATTTCCCATAACCTGGCTTTGCGAGTGAGTGTCCTATCCTTGCCCAGGCAGCCTACCTACCCACTGTTGACGTGCAGTATCCATAGTACTATCAGTTTCTATGGGAAAAATATTCCCAGTCAAGAAAAAGATGCTTCTCAATCTACCAGTGGAAAAGAGCACTGTATGCCAGGGGTACAACAGAAGTATAATAAGCAAACATTGACAGCTGTCAGAAACCATGGATCGCTATCAACAAATACAGTAAACACAAGAAAATGTCCTTCTCCTGAGATCTTGGAACCAGGCAAATCATCAACAAGTGATTCTGACAAAATACCTGAAATCAGAAATTCACAGACTAAGGCTCAGTGTTGCAATTGGGCAAATGCTACTGAAATAACTAAACTACAGTCATATGAGAGCCAAACAATGAAGACGTTAAAGTCATTTGCAGCTACAGATTCCAATGGAACCAGCAGTACATCTTCTCCTATTCTGTCAGGTGAGATTAACCCTTTGATAGGAAATTTGCTTCAAGAAAGGGAAGAAGTGATTGCGCGAATTGCCCAACAGTTGAGTTATTGTGAACAAAATACACATACTGCTGGAAGTCCTTTTAGTGCAGTGCAAGAGCCAAGTTCAACGAGTGCAAAACTACTTCAGAGCTCATATGAAGAAAGCCTGAAAAGCCGAGGGAAAGAGACTCCTTGCAGTTCGGCTGCCTGCATTGAAAGCAGTTTCCTCGAAAACAGATGCATGGAGAAGAGCAGGACCTCTTCCCAAGATACCCCAGTCACATTATGTAGAAAGGTAAAAGTTGGCATTGATAAAACAGTTTGCCCAAAATCACAGACACGACGAAAACTATTTCCAGTGGACTCTGTTACTGATAACAGTGGcacatcagaaacaaaatgtcCTGCTGAAAGAACTGTAAATAAAGATAATAAATCAGACCTGTCACAAACCCTTGACACAGGTAAAGTGAACTGCAAGTGCCCACAATCTGACAACACTGTAATCGACAAGAAAACTACAGTAGAGTCATTATGTCCTGTTTCCTTCCATGAGGACATTGTGAACTGTACAGATAATTCTAAATTACATCTACATACCCCTGATACACACCATGGTATCTCAGAACTTGACAATGCAAGTACATTTAATAGAGAAAAATCAGACTGTTCCTATCCTAGTAACTTGGACTCGAGCACTTGTACTCACAACGTCATAAACAATGCAAAAAATAAATCAGCTAACACAGAAAGCTCACATTCCTGGTGTTCAGCCTCTGCAAACCGCAGAGGTTTGGGGTATTCCTGCTGCAAAATTGAAAGCAATAAATTGGATACGTCCAGTGATGGTTACTTTGGCACAATACAACCTGCAGCCAAAGAAGCTGTTAGTTCAAAAAAGAAAGGAGAGCAGGATAAAACCGATGTGGAAAATCAGAGCTGTGACTCATTACAGTGCACCCGCAATTCAGCCGTGCCAAGAAGACTTACTGGAGACTGTAAAGAAAAGCCTGGAGAATCTCAG AAGAACTTTTCAAAATCTCCTTTGAAACCTTCTGGCAACTTTTGGAAGAAGCAAAATCGACGTTCATTAGATGGGGTTTCAACTAAAGTTTTTCACCCATGTACTGGATTGCCCTTACTTTCAAGTCCT GTTCCACCAAGAAAAAAACATTCGGGATACTTTGACCTGGACACTTCATTGCAAAGACTAAAAGGGGTACCTTGCAAAAG CCGGAGGCAGTATTTAAGACCAGAGAATGATGCTGACCAAGGGAAGCAGCTCCTGAGCATCAGTGCTCCACCAGCAACTAGTCTTAGCCTGCTTGGGAATTTTGAG GAGTCCATCCTGAATTTCCGCTTGGAACCTTTAGGATCTGTTGATGGTTTCACGGCTGAGGTGGGAGCAAGTGGAACATTCTGTCCCAGTCACATGACTCTTCCAGTTGAAGTGTCATTCTACAGTGTCTCCGACGATAATGCACCATCACCCTACATG GGTGTAATTAATTTGGAAACCTTGGGAAAACGAGGCTATCGAGTACCTCCATCAGGAACAATACAAGTG ACCTTATTTAACCCAAACAAGACAGTGGTAAAGATGTTTGTAGTGATTTATGATCTGAGAGATATGCCAGCCAATCACCAGACATTCCTACGACAGAGGACATTTTCAGTTCCAGTGAAACGTGAAACTGTCGGACATGCcaataaagaaaatgtaattcAGACTGAGGAAAGAATACTTCGCTACCTCGTCCACTTGAG GTTCCAGAGTTCAAAATCTGGAAAGATCTACCTCCATAGAGATGTCAGACTCCTATTTTCTCGAAAGTCGATGGAAGTTGACAGTGGTGCTGCATATGAATTGAAATCTTATACAGAGATTCCAACAAATCCTCATTTTTCAGCACGATGTTAG
- the fam214a gene encoding protein FAM214A isoform X1, whose amino-acid sequence MKSDRDTIDEYFEYDAEEFLLSLTLLITEGRTPECSVKGRTEGFHCPPAQLGQSLSTKHECIEKVPQCCQARRTRSRVLLLWRNNISIMVEVMLLPDCCYSDTDGPSTEGSDINDPAIKQDALLLERWSLQSVPKQTGDRFIEERSLLQAVRSYVFFSQLSAWLSASQGAVPRNILYRISATDEDMLLNFTQPPVEHVFPIPNISHNLALRVSVLSLPRQPTYPLLTCSIHSTISFYGKNIPSQEKDASQSTSGKEHCMPGVQQKYNKQTLTAVRNHGSLSTNTVNTRKCPSPEILEPGKSSTSDSDKIPEIRNSQTKAQCCNWANATEITKLQSYESQTMKTLKSFAATDSNGTSSTSSPILSGEINPLIGNLLQEREEVIARIAQQLSYCEQNTHTAGSPFSAVQEPSSTSAKLLQSSYEESLKSRGKETPCSSAACIESSFLENRCMEKSRTSSQDTPVTLCRKVKVGIDKTVCPKSQTRRKLFPVDSVTDNSGTSETKCPAERTVNKDNKSDLSQTLDTGKVNCKCPQSDNTVIDKKTTVESLCPVSFHEDIVNCTDNSKLHLHTPDTHHGISELDNASTFNREKSDCSYPSNLDSSTCTHNVINNAKNKSANTESSHSWCSASANRRGLGYSCCKIESNKLDTSSDGYFGTIQPAAKEAVSSKKKGEQDKTDVENQSCDSLQCTRNSAVPRRLTGDCKEKPGESQVHSKNFSKSPLKPSGNFWKKQNRRSLDGVSTKVFHPCTGLPLLSSPVPPRKKHSGYFDLDTSLQRLKGVPCKSRRQYLRPENDADQGKQLLSISAPPATSLSLLGNFEESILNFRLEPLGSVDGFTAEVGASGTFCPSHMTLPVEVSFYSVSDDNAPSPYMGVINLETLGKRGYRVPPSGTIQVTLFNPNKTVVKMFVVIYDLRDMPANHQTFLRQRTFSVPVKRETVGHANKENVIQTEERILRYLVHLRFQSSKSGKIYLHRDVRLLFSRKSMEVDSGAAYELKSYTEIPTNPHFSARC is encoded by the exons ATACAATAGATGAGTATTTTGAATACGATGCTGAGGAGTTTTTGCTTTCCTTGACCTTGCTGATCACTGAGGGGCGCACTCCAGAATGCTCGGTGAAAGGTCGTACAGAAGGATTTCATTGCCCTCCAGCACAACTTGGACAGTCATTAAGTACAAAACACGAATGCATTGAAAAAGTGCCGCAA TGTTGTCAGGCTAGAAGAACCAGGTCTCGGGTTTTGCTTCTGTGGAGGAATAATATTTCCATCATGGTTGAAGTGATGTTGCTTCCCGACTGTTGCTATAGCGACACTGACGGTCCATCCACAGAGGGGAGTGATATAAACGACCCTGCTATCAAACAGGATGCTTTGCTGCTGGAAAGGTGGTCTTTACAGTCAGTGCCCAAACA AACTGGAGATCGTTTTATTGAAGAAAGGAGTCTTCTGCAAGCTGTCCGTTCATATGTCTTTTTTTCTCAGCTGAGTGCTTGGCTGAGTGCATCACAAGGTGCTGTTCCACGCAATATTCTTTACCG AATAAGTGCAACAGATGAAGATATGTTGCTAAATTTTACCCAGCCTCCAGTTGAACATGTCTTTCCAATTCCTAATATTTCCCATAACCTGGCTTTGCGAGTGAGTGTCCTATCCTTGCCCAGGCAGCCTACCTACCCACTGTTGACGTGCAGTATCCATAGTACTATCAGTTTCTATGGGAAAAATATTCCCAGTCAAGAAAAAGATGCTTCTCAATCTACCAGTGGAAAAGAGCACTGTATGCCAGGGGTACAACAGAAGTATAATAAGCAAACATTGACAGCTGTCAGAAACCATGGATCGCTATCAACAAATACAGTAAACACAAGAAAATGTCCTTCTCCTGAGATCTTGGAACCAGGCAAATCATCAACAAGTGATTCTGACAAAATACCTGAAATCAGAAATTCACAGACTAAGGCTCAGTGTTGCAATTGGGCAAATGCTACTGAAATAACTAAACTACAGTCATATGAGAGCCAAACAATGAAGACGTTAAAGTCATTTGCAGCTACAGATTCCAATGGAACCAGCAGTACATCTTCTCCTATTCTGTCAGGTGAGATTAACCCTTTGATAGGAAATTTGCTTCAAGAAAGGGAAGAAGTGATTGCGCGAATTGCCCAACAGTTGAGTTATTGTGAACAAAATACACATACTGCTGGAAGTCCTTTTAGTGCAGTGCAAGAGCCAAGTTCAACGAGTGCAAAACTACTTCAGAGCTCATATGAAGAAAGCCTGAAAAGCCGAGGGAAAGAGACTCCTTGCAGTTCGGCTGCCTGCATTGAAAGCAGTTTCCTCGAAAACAGATGCATGGAGAAGAGCAGGACCTCTTCCCAAGATACCCCAGTCACATTATGTAGAAAGGTAAAAGTTGGCATTGATAAAACAGTTTGCCCAAAATCACAGACACGACGAAAACTATTTCCAGTGGACTCTGTTACTGATAACAGTGGcacatcagaaacaaaatgtcCTGCTGAAAGAACTGTAAATAAAGATAATAAATCAGACCTGTCACAAACCCTTGACACAGGTAAAGTGAACTGCAAGTGCCCACAATCTGACAACACTGTAATCGACAAGAAAACTACAGTAGAGTCATTATGTCCTGTTTCCTTCCATGAGGACATTGTGAACTGTACAGATAATTCTAAATTACATCTACATACCCCTGATACACACCATGGTATCTCAGAACTTGACAATGCAAGTACATTTAATAGAGAAAAATCAGACTGTTCCTATCCTAGTAACTTGGACTCGAGCACTTGTACTCACAACGTCATAAACAATGCAAAAAATAAATCAGCTAACACAGAAAGCTCACATTCCTGGTGTTCAGCCTCTGCAAACCGCAGAGGTTTGGGGTATTCCTGCTGCAAAATTGAAAGCAATAAATTGGATACGTCCAGTGATGGTTACTTTGGCACAATACAACCTGCAGCCAAAGAAGCTGTTAGTTCAAAAAAGAAAGGAGAGCAGGATAAAACCGATGTGGAAAATCAGAGCTGTGACTCATTACAGTGCACCCGCAATTCAGCCGTGCCAAGAAGACTTACTGGAGACTGTAAAGAAAAGCCTGGAGAATCTCAGGTGCATAGT AAGAACTTTTCAAAATCTCCTTTGAAACCTTCTGGCAACTTTTGGAAGAAGCAAAATCGACGTTCATTAGATGGGGTTTCAACTAAAGTTTTTCACCCATGTACTGGATTGCCCTTACTTTCAAGTCCT GTTCCACCAAGAAAAAAACATTCGGGATACTTTGACCTGGACACTTCATTGCAAAGACTAAAAGGGGTACCTTGCAAAAG CCGGAGGCAGTATTTAAGACCAGAGAATGATGCTGACCAAGGGAAGCAGCTCCTGAGCATCAGTGCTCCACCAGCAACTAGTCTTAGCCTGCTTGGGAATTTTGAG GAGTCCATCCTGAATTTCCGCTTGGAACCTTTAGGATCTGTTGATGGTTTCACGGCTGAGGTGGGAGCAAGTGGAACATTCTGTCCCAGTCACATGACTCTTCCAGTTGAAGTGTCATTCTACAGTGTCTCCGACGATAATGCACCATCACCCTACATG GGTGTAATTAATTTGGAAACCTTGGGAAAACGAGGCTATCGAGTACCTCCATCAGGAACAATACAAGTG ACCTTATTTAACCCAAACAAGACAGTGGTAAAGATGTTTGTAGTGATTTATGATCTGAGAGATATGCCAGCCAATCACCAGACATTCCTACGACAGAGGACATTTTCAGTTCCAGTGAAACGTGAAACTGTCGGACATGCcaataaagaaaatgtaattcAGACTGAGGAAAGAATACTTCGCTACCTCGTCCACTTGAG GTTCCAGAGTTCAAAATCTGGAAAGATCTACCTCCATAGAGATGTCAGACTCCTATTTTCTCGAAAGTCGATGGAAGTTGACAGTGGTGCTGCATATGAATTGAAATCTTATACAGAGATTCCAACAAATCCTCATTTTTCAGCACGATGTTAG